A part of Myxococcus landrumus genomic DNA contains:
- the fruA gene encoding response regulator transcription factor FruA, translating into MANNQAAIRVSILEGPWAAWENLADGLRGEGVAVTSVTRDVRLFLDGLGTDPPQVAVMDVEGDSEAAVGCSVTEGINLLREARKRRLEVRMLLLSAVSAPEVISQCFDEGASGYLFRKGLGTSAVSSAINSLVRGERLFPVQLLRNDFEHPPVTSPTASVLLALTQREREVLAYVAGGADNLKIAAHLQIAERTVKSHVTQLYRKLGAENRTQLALRACHLGVRPPPDL; encoded by the coding sequence ATGGCAAACAATCAAGCTGCGATTCGTGTATCCATTCTCGAGGGACCGTGGGCGGCGTGGGAGAACCTCGCCGACGGACTTCGTGGCGAGGGAGTGGCCGTGACCTCGGTGACGAGGGACGTGCGTCTCTTCCTCGATGGGTTGGGAACCGATCCGCCTCAGGTGGCGGTGATGGATGTGGAGGGAGACAGCGAGGCGGCCGTGGGCTGCTCGGTGACGGAAGGCATCAACCTTCTCCGGGAGGCACGCAAGCGGCGGCTGGAGGTCCGCATGCTGTTGCTATCGGCGGTGAGCGCTCCGGAGGTCATCTCCCAGTGCTTCGACGAAGGCGCCTCGGGTTACCTGTTCCGAAAGGGATTGGGGACCTCCGCGGTGTCGTCGGCCATCAACTCGCTGGTGCGAGGTGAGCGGCTCTTCCCGGTGCAACTGCTGCGCAATGACTTCGAGCATCCACCCGTGACGTCACCCACCGCGAGCGTGCTTCTGGCACTCACGCAGCGGGAACGCGAAGTGCTGGCGTATGTCGCGGGCGGCGCGGACAACTTGAAGATCGCCGCGCACCTGCAAATCGCCGAGCGCACGGTGAAGTCTCACGTCACGCAGCTCTACCGGAAGCTCGGAGCGGAGAATCGCACCCAGCTCGCGCTGCGCGCCTGTCACCTCGGGGTCCGTCCGCCACCAGACCTCTGA
- a CDS encoding MbtH family protein has translation MADEREDTTIYKVVVNHEEQYSIWPADRENALGWKDAGKQGLKAECLEYIKQVWTDMRPLSLRKKMEEAALKN, from the coding sequence ATGGCGGACGAGCGAGAGGACACGACGATCTACAAGGTCGTCGTCAACCACGAGGAGCAGTATTCCATCTGGCCGGCGGACCGCGAGAACGCGCTCGGCTGGAAGGATGCGGGCAAGCAGGGTCTCAAGGCCGAGTGCCTCGAGTACATCAAGCAGGTCTGGACGGACATGCGCCCGCTGAGCCTGCGCAAGAAGATGGAAGAAGCAGCGCTGAAGAACTAG